Below is a genomic region from Nilaparvata lugens isolate BPH chromosome 8, ASM1435652v1, whole genome shotgun sequence.
ACTATATTCTTGGCTCAGAATGTTTCTATTACGAGAATTTAATGTGTTGTATTGTACTGCgattattcaatttatggctCATATTCTCTAATATTTCATTAGAATATACCTGTAGGAAATTTGAAACCAAACAAATTGAATAGTAACTTCATTTCAATAAGAATCATGAAAGACATAGAAAACTTTCTTGTACATCGAAAATAAGGATTATCCATGTAAAATCGAATGAAAGATGGGATTATGAAAAAATCCTATTGGAAAAATTCATGAAACGTTTATTATGAAATAAGTAGCTTATTCCTCTGACTTCTTTACATAAATAGTCTCAAGTTTATAAAACATTATTCCACAATAGcccaatttattttgaattttcactgacaatattaaaatgaataatgagtGCCCtaacaaatattcaattttcctCTATTTATACATTTCTTTGGACTAATTGATTTGACGTCTGTTTCAGGATTGATAGTGATAGTGAACAATATTTTGTGGTGGCTGGTTTCTCAAATTTCCTGTCCTACAAAATTCCGCGCACAATCAAGCGAGTATTTGTGCACCCCAACTACACGAACTCTGGCCAACCCAACAATGATATTGCAATAATCCAGGTTAGTTCAAGCTGATACATCTTTTACTGAACATAATCCTCACATAAATGAGGATATCATTCCTATAAGCTCAAGCTCAATGGACAATTTACTCACATTTTCAAATAGCTTAAGTTAGTTCTAACCACCATGATGTGGTTTTGATGATTTGATGATCTGAACGATTGGAAGATCTGAATTATATTACTTTTAGAGCTATTATAAATTACTCTTTAtattactattaaaaaattacttacttttttatttgataatcGAAGTACTGAGAGCccattactttttatttttattcatttttgactGTGGGTGATGCCTACATAGTATCTTTTCTACTTGCCCATGCGTACAGGCGGGATTTGAACCCACGACAAGGCAGTGCTAGTAGCAGATTGATGGTGGACTGGTattaatctaaatttgggagaggcaTATTGAAGGATTGTCAGCTGTTCATCTCCCAATATCATTTCAATGATGAGTGATTTTGTACAATGGATAGATAAATGAACGAATAACGACCATACCACAAGACCAATTTGGCAGgcaattatttatgattactctaattatttctattaattatccTGAAAGATTTGGCGTCTTGTTTATTAATGGGTCAGCAAAAATCTCCATCTCTACATTTCAAACAATTACCAAACTGCTGTATCAATTGTCACATTTGAAATGATCTTTTCCAGGTAACACCTAGCTTCATACTGGATGAATTCATTCAACCCATAAAATTGGCAAGAAGGAAATTTCATCATGGCACAGAATGCATTGTTAGCGGCTGGGGAGTCCTAGTAagtcaaatttttaataatttctagATAACAAATacctttttaataatttaaatttaatttgaagaaattactctcgtaattcatattatttattcaacgaCAATCAAGTAGCCTACTGATTATTAAATTGCTATCGTAGGCCTACAAAAATTTTGGTATAGGCCCGGAGTTGAACAGATTTTTAGAATTCCTCCATTATTATAGACATAGAccattgtaataattgtattaattaataaatgattgactgattgatttgGAGTAAGCTATTctataagtgtttttttttgtgtgggATGAATAAAATAGTGTTGCAACACTTTGTCTTAACTTCCTTTTTGTAGCCCATTTTGATTGCcataataaattcattagatgaaGTAACcacttataattaattaataaaattacgAAGTTATAGACGACGTTTACTAACATCGACTTGTTTTTGGCGATGACAGGGCTTCAATTCGTCGAAATTGCCGATCAACCTGCAAGCGGCGAACGTGTCGTTGGTGTCGACGCACCAGTGCGCCAAGAATTACACGGAACGCTCCAAAAAGAACAACACCATCAACCACGACACCATGATCTGCGCCACTGGCGAGAATTTCTCCAGTGATGCTTGCCAGGTCAGTCTCAAGCTTCAACCAGTAAAATAATCtccaaattaaatttaatgaatgtTACAGCAAACAGGTTCAAATAACGCTTCTGCCaacaaataaaaacttgaatttcatattttcctgattgaagtaataatttaacTTTGAAATctgattaaaaatatttattaagtatatggaataaatatttatataggtGAAATAGGCCTGAAACTGAATTGCTAATTCTTTGTGATCAACGCCTTTTTCTTGAAGAACAATATCCAAACTCCTGTCGGAGACACCTGATCTAACTGAGAAGAGCCATCCTCTCTTAGGCCAGGGACACACCACACGGCAAAACTGCCGGGCCGGCTGTTTCACCGGATCCGGCGCCGGTTGAATACCAGAACACACTGCAACTGCCGTTCGACGGTCGCCGGACACGGCAGCAATAATAACAGAATATTTCTAATGTTCTTACAGGTTCTCAGTCGCATTTATGCAATGGTACTGTCAAGTTGGCTGTGCTATGTTTGCTCCATCACAGGAGAAAGAGGGAATGATTTAACTTTGGCggattttttataaaaagttttaaaatggcGGCTATTTAGAAACTTGAGAAGTCAAATTTCACAAAACaagtacattttacaataaaatgCAATGATATGTTGAATGTTACAGATCATACAGTGTTTgagaactccctaccaatactctagggcattgttccaagctaacaaacatatctaaatatcatattcaaattgtccgcaagtcttcagttactcagaCAGCGgtcattttgatttttcacttttttccgcctaaataatggttgaacatacgaaattgaaactttgcacaatcatctATGCAtcaacaactagacaaagctaccacaaatttattaaaatttttcaaattcataaaacaaactgaAGACTtctggacaatttaaatatgatatttagatatgtttttacTCAGGAACAATGCCCaagaatattggtagggagtttgtaaacaccctgtataatggACATaacatatatataaacatataataattgttaacaCTCAATTTTGAGatcttacaataaataaatgagagaGGCTAATGTAATTTAACTACGAGTGGTAGATGTAGGGGCAGGGCCGGCCGGCTGTTTGCCGAACTGTGTGTTCATCCCCATGTACAATGCCCTCCTACCTGCTGGACGGCGAAACAGCCGGCCTGGCGAAGTAGAGAATAGCCGGCTGTTCCGCCGGCTGATTTTCTCGCCGGGTCCGGTTTTTAGCCGGCCCGGCTAAGTGTGTTCTTCTCCATGCCCTCCTGTGTCTTTTGCACTTCACCCGGCAAAAAAACCGGCCGGCAAAAAACCGTTCGTGTGTCCCCCGCCTTATGTTGGAACCCtttatttccaaaatgtgcTGGTCCCAAGGTACCCTCTGTCAGTGGACATGAGCCACTCAATATTgctttatttgaaatgaataagttattttttattcttagaTCGTTCATATTAAGACAAAAATCGCCATCAGTTATGTGGATATGATAAGTGttgattttatttgtttcacaACAATTCAATGTTATGTTTGTGGTTGCAGGGTGACTCGGGTGGACCTCTAGTCTGCAATCACACTCTGACTGGCATAGTCTCGTTTGGCTACAGGTGCGCCACCCAGGGCTTCCCTGGAGTCTACACCAATGTGTCCCATTACTCGGACTGGATCAACAAGCACTTGGCGATTAGCGGCAGCAGTCGAACCTCCTTGGACCCTTCTTCAGCTACTCTAGCTATTCTCTCTATAATCTCATTAATATTTGTCATATAATTCAGATTTCCTATTTCTCATACGAGAAAGAAACCACAAAAACCTCTTTACATATTGCAAAGTGAGAataatttttctaatattttatattgtacaaCTCTGGATATATATGTTTGATTTTCCAGACTTAAGACTAGAGTtgtgttcatttatttattaaataaatttttctatgtatttttagtgagcataaattatttaaaaatattatattaatatttttaataaattcttcttcttatgaATCATGTTTtaattacaatttgaaaaatcctTTCCACTTTTCATGTAATGATTGCCGATTGTAATCTTGACATCATCTATATGATATAATGTCATCTACAAACTACAACATTACTCGCAATATTGGCAATATTGATGTGTGACTCTATTTATATTctagaacaattattattaatgaaatgTTTTAGttcaaggaaaataataattacaaagtaCAGATCTTGATGATATAGTATGTAATTCCAAGAGCTTTTCTCAAAAGcttttacaaaaacaaaaaaaattaaagagaatGTTCCtagagaatttatttgtaaaattgttATTTAGGAGTGAACAGTGATTTATCTCAGCGCCGATATGAGTTTATTGAATTCGGATGATACACATTCATCTCCAACATGGTAGAATTTGATAACTTTCTCATTAACGGCACCCTCCTCTGTCTTTGTTCTCATCTTGATCATCAAGTTGAACTCACTGGGAGAGTCTATGTTTGATTTTCTTGGTGCTGACCAATCATAAACATTTTCGCTCAAATTATCTTTCAACATTTTCACAACTTTTGGCGGCAAATCGTCTTTTGAACATTTCAAagtgaaaatatacaaaagATCCTTATCTCGCTGACTTATTACTTTGGTGGGATCTTTTTTGAATGTCAGACTTGAATTAGATATGATTTTCTGAAAGGGTGTGAAGTAATCCTGGGCTAGCTCGCTTGTTTCTTGTTTGATGCAGTAGAGTAGATTACTCCAACGTACGTTGTTTCTGATCATTTGCAGGAAACTTttaatttccaaatcattcatATGTTGTTTATTCATGTCTGGCAAATCCTCAAACAAATTAACATCTCTTCCATGATATTCTCCCTCTAAGTAGATACAGTCAGGCCCTTGAGAGTATTGAATACTTCGTCCAAACTCTAGTCCACAGTCCAGGATATCAACAACCTTTAATCCAAAACAGTCTCTCCAGTTTTTCTTATCCTTCAACTCTATCAGTTCATTCACTTTCATACTAAAATTATTCAAGTAAACTTCAACCAAGTGGAAAATTTTCATATATTCACTACCTTCCCGCACTTTTCTAGAACCACTTCCTAGTATTTTATGAAAACAATCTAAAATACTGCCACCAGTAAAGGCAACCAAATAGCTGTCCATGTATTTCTGCATTGCAGCTTTCATCACATTATATTCAGCTCgcaaataatacaaaattttaaaatgccTAATTGTGTTGTGCTCTAAAAAGTCTTTTTTCAACAGTTTTGATGTTTCATTTAATGCAGTGTCAATTTTATCACCCAgattttcaaattctttattcaaaattttacttACTACGTGGTTGAAAGAGTGAGAAACCAATCTTAATGTTAGCATTTCTTCAAAGGTGAAGTAGCTGAGtacttttttcattgatttttcacTCAGATTTATGTCGACCATTTGTTTCTGATCGCTTCCCCTTTTCAGTTTCCATGGCTTTACTATTGTGATGTTTGTTgacatgttttatttgtgagaggtatttaaatatttttgagagaATGTTTTTCAGCAACTCTTGAAtgcaataaaatcaaaattcaagcGACTCTGAAGcgtataaaatatttctttacaatgcactttgaaatatttagtaAAACTGGAATTTTGATTGAACTTGGAAAAGTTGTATGTTTTTGTAATTAACCTTACTGGAAAATTGTGTGAAAATTTATACCTGAGAGTAATAATTGAAACTGCTTCAAATAAACATTATCACCtgattttttttcagaaataagAGAAAAGTGATAATACTCTGGAACAAATTTTTCTCCGCTCTTCCTAATTAAAGATTAATCTAATAAATTTAGTTCTGTTTATTAGAATGATATTATGGAATATATTAAGTGTGTATCTTTTTAGAAGGTgctaatatatatttggttCTTATATGCCACATAGTTATTGCacaaaataatagtaataatactaCATTGcacatattaatataatataatcaataaatgatagttgaaaaaatagttCCATAGTAgcttttttaaaaacttgtttTTAAGAAATACAAAAAGAACTAGTTTTAGAtgtttaatccatttttaagtTTCtcttaaaactagtagttctgtgaacagtagaactcacgcagtattctcatctacaagtacctgattgagaCTATAGActttatgaaaatacagcaatagactggcttctccacacatctgtgtaatcacttgtcagctgatttatctatatataatataatagcgaaatggcactcactcactgactgactgactcactcactcgcagaactgaaaatctaccggacca
It encodes:
- the LOC111044311 gene encoding trypsin; this encodes MIKFNAIFLLFRFSLQHLLAVSVVAQNENQKIVHGHAVARGQLPYQVSIGDKELTYPHFCGGALISKNMVLTAAHCAAKIDSDSEQYFVVAGFSNFLSYKIPRTIKRVFVHPNYTNSGQPNNDIAIIQVTPSFILDEFIQPIKLARRKFHHGTECIVSGWGVLGFNSSKLPINLQAANVSLVSTHQCAKNYTERSKKNNTINHDTMICATGENFSSDACQGDSGGPLVCNHTLTGIVSFGYRCATQGFPGVYTNVSHYSDWINKHLAISGSSRTSLDPSSATLAILSIISLIFVI